A window of the Rhodoferax sp. GW822-FHT02A01 genome harbors these coding sequences:
- the ilvD gene encoding dihydroxy-acid dehydratase, with product MPQYRSKTSTAGRNMAGARSLWRATGMKDADFSKPIVAVVNSFTQFVPGHVHLKDLGQLVAREIEAAGGVAKEFNTIAVDDGIAMGHDGMLYSLPSRDIIADSVEYMVNAHCADAMVCISNCDKITPGMLMAAMRLNIPVVFVSGGPMEAGKVKLENTTTHKMEFKKLDLIDAMVMAADNKVSDADVAEVERSACPTCGSCSGMFTANSMNCLTEALGLSLPGNGTVVATHADREQLFKRAGHLVVELCKRYYEQEDSSVLPRSMGFKAFENAMTLDIAMGGSTNTILHILAIAQEAQIDFTMADIDRLSRAVPQLCKVAPNTNKYHIEDVHRAGGIMAILGELDRAGKLHTDTPTVHSKTLKDALDTWDIARNPSDAVKTFYMAGPGGVPTQVAFSQNARWPSLDVDRAEGCIRSGDHAFSQEGGLAVLTGNIALNGCVVKTAGVDDSLMVFEGPAHVVESQDEAVEHILNDQVKAGDVVIVRYEGPKGGPGMQEMLYPTSYIKSKGLGKLCALLTDGRFSGGTSGLSIGHCSPEAAAGGAIGLVRTGDRIRIDITNRSINVLVSDEELARRRVEQDAKGWKPALPRPRKVSAALKAYAKLVMSADKGAVRDLSLLDD from the coding sequence ATGCCCCAATACCGCTCCAAAACTTCCACCGCCGGTCGCAATATGGCGGGTGCCCGCTCGCTGTGGCGCGCCACCGGCATGAAGGACGCTGACTTCAGCAAGCCCATCGTCGCGGTGGTCAACTCCTTCACCCAGTTCGTGCCAGGCCATGTGCACCTGAAGGACCTGGGCCAGCTGGTTGCCCGCGAGATCGAGGCTGCGGGCGGTGTGGCCAAGGAGTTCAACACCATTGCCGTGGACGACGGCATCGCCATGGGCCACGACGGCATGCTGTATTCGCTGCCCAGCCGCGACATCATTGCCGACAGCGTGGAGTACATGGTCAACGCCCACTGCGCCGACGCCATGGTGTGCATCTCCAACTGCGACAAGATCACCCCCGGCATGCTGATGGCAGCCATGCGGTTGAACATCCCGGTGGTATTCGTCTCCGGCGGCCCTATGGAGGCCGGCAAGGTCAAGCTGGAGAACACGACCACGCACAAGATGGAGTTCAAGAAGCTCGACCTGATCGACGCCATGGTGATGGCCGCCGACAACAAGGTCAGCGACGCCGACGTGGCCGAGGTGGAACGCTCTGCCTGCCCCACCTGCGGCTCCTGCTCGGGCATGTTCACCGCCAATTCCATGAACTGCCTGACCGAGGCATTGGGCCTGTCCCTGCCCGGCAACGGCACCGTGGTGGCCACCCATGCAGACCGCGAGCAGCTGTTCAAGCGCGCCGGCCACCTGGTGGTGGAACTGTGCAAGCGCTACTACGAGCAGGAAGACAGCAGCGTCCTGCCGCGTTCCATGGGCTTCAAGGCCTTCGAGAATGCCATGACGCTGGACATTGCCATGGGCGGCTCGACCAACACCATCCTGCACATCCTGGCGATTGCGCAGGAAGCGCAAATCGACTTCACCATGGCTGACATTGACCGCCTCTCGCGCGCGGTGCCACAGCTGTGCAAGGTGGCGCCCAACACCAACAAGTACCACATCGAAGACGTGCACCGCGCAGGCGGCATCATGGCCATCCTGGGTGAACTCGACCGTGCCGGCAAACTGCACACCGACACCCCCACCGTGCACAGCAAGACGCTCAAGGACGCGCTGGACACCTGGGACATTGCCCGCAATCCGTCGGACGCGGTCAAGACCTTTTACATGGCCGGTCCCGGCGGCGTTCCGACCCAGGTGGCCTTCAGCCAGAACGCGCGTTGGCCCAGCCTGGATGTGGACCGCGCCGAGGGCTGCATCCGTTCGGGCGACCATGCTTTCTCTCAGGAAGGCGGCTTGGCCGTGCTGACCGGCAACATTGCGCTCAATGGCTGCGTGGTCAAGACCGCTGGTGTGGATGACAGCCTGATGGTGTTCGAAGGCCCGGCCCATGTGGTGGAAAGCCAGGACGAGGCGGTGGAACACATCCTGAACGACCAGGTCAAGGCCGGTGACGTGGTGATCGTGCGCTACGAAGGCCCCAAGGGTGGCCCCGGCATGCAGGAAATGCTCTACCCCACCAGCTACATCAAGTCCAAGGGCCTGGGCAAGCTCTGCGCCTTGCTGACCGACGGCCGCTTCTCCGGTGGCACCTCCGGCCTGTCCATTGGCCACTGCTCGCCCGAAGCGGCAGCAGGTGGCGCCATCGGCCTGGTGCGCACGGGCGACCGCATCCGCATCGACATCACGAACCGTTCCATCAATGTGCTGGTGAGCGATGAAGAGCTGGCGCGCCGCCGCGTCGAGCAGGATGCCAAGGGCTGGAAGCCCGCACTGCCACGTCCACGCAAGGTGTCTGCCGCGCTCAAGGCCTATGCCAAGCTGGTGATGTCGGCCGACAAGGGCGCCGTGCGCGACCTGTCTCTGCTGGACGACTGA
- the arsA gene encoding arsenical pump-driving ATPase: protein MHVPVAPTRYLFFTGKGGVGKTSLSTATALSLADRGKRVLLVSTDAASNLDEMLGVVLRNTPTPVPGAPGFWVLNIDPGHAAESYRQRVVAQMAAESTEAELATVREQLSGACTTEIASFDEFAALLSDREQPYDHVVFDTAPTGHTLRLLSLPKAWSGFLAGNDRGASCLGPHSGLKMQETRFKAALDALSDPMLTAVVLVTRPEAGAIAEAARTSDELHALGLHNQRLVVNGVFHASVRDDAVACAMEQLGAQVLDSMPQNLRALPQERVLLRAFDMVGLPALRALLGQTDIPAGTDPVPSLHREVHGAGLEALADELAKSEHGLIMVMGKGGVGKTTIAAALSIGLVQRGKSVHLSTTDPAAHLSVTLAGEVPGLQVDRIDPLVETQRYVDKIMATKGAKLDAQEKALMLEDLRSPCTEEVAVFHAFSRVVGEGRSAFVVLDTAPTGHSLLLMDATGAYHRQMMREFEGQPSARLVTPLMRLQDPDYTRIILVTLPETTPVSQAQALQDDLRRAKIEPFAWVINKSVLAAGTRDPLLAARLKGEQVQVDRVREGLSRRTYLVPWRVRAPVGVAALSDLVTPNSA from the coding sequence ATGCACGTTCCTGTTGCTCCCACGCGATATCTCTTTTTCACCGGCAAAGGCGGGGTTGGCAAGACGTCGCTTTCTACCGCCACAGCGCTGTCCCTGGCTGACAGGGGCAAGCGTGTACTGTTGGTGAGTACTGATGCTGCTTCCAACCTGGATGAAATGCTGGGTGTAGTACTGAGGAATACACCGACGCCAGTCCCTGGTGCACCCGGATTCTGGGTCCTGAACATTGATCCCGGCCACGCGGCGGAGTCCTACCGCCAGAGGGTGGTGGCTCAGATGGCTGCGGAGTCCACGGAAGCCGAGTTGGCCACCGTGCGCGAGCAGCTGTCAGGCGCGTGCACCACCGAGATTGCATCTTTCGACGAGTTTGCAGCGCTGTTGTCGGACAGGGAGCAGCCATATGACCACGTCGTTTTCGATACGGCCCCGACTGGACACACATTGCGTCTGCTCAGCCTGCCCAAGGCGTGGAGCGGCTTTCTGGCAGGGAATGACCGAGGCGCATCGTGCCTGGGACCGCACTCTGGTCTGAAGATGCAGGAGACCCGATTCAAGGCGGCCCTGGATGCGTTGAGTGATCCCATGCTTACGGCAGTGGTGCTGGTGACCCGGCCGGAAGCAGGCGCCATAGCCGAAGCTGCACGCACATCCGATGAGCTCCACGCGCTCGGACTGCACAACCAGCGCCTGGTTGTGAATGGTGTCTTTCACGCCAGCGTGCGTGACGATGCGGTTGCCTGCGCCATGGAGCAGTTGGGTGCCCAGGTGCTGGATTCCATGCCGCAGAATTTGCGCGCCTTGCCGCAAGAGCGTGTGCTCTTGCGCGCATTTGACATGGTCGGTTTGCCGGCACTTCGGGCCCTATTGGGGCAAACCGACATACCAGCCGGTACGGACCCGGTTCCCTCGCTGCACAGGGAAGTTCATGGAGCCGGGCTGGAAGCCTTGGCTGATGAATTGGCCAAGTCGGAACATGGACTGATCATGGTGATGGGCAAAGGCGGCGTGGGCAAGACCACCATTGCCGCAGCCTTGTCGATTGGGCTGGTGCAGCGCGGCAAGTCGGTACACCTGAGCACCACGGATCCGGCCGCACACCTCTCGGTCACTTTGGCCGGAGAAGTGCCAGGCCTGCAGGTGGATCGCATTGACCCGCTGGTGGAAACCCAGCGTTACGTCGACAAGATCATGGCCACCAAAGGCGCCAAACTGGATGCGCAAGAGAAGGCGCTGATGCTGGAAGACCTGCGTTCTCCCTGTACCGAAGAGGTTGCAGTATTCCATGCGTTTTCCCGTGTGGTGGGAGAAGGCCGTAGCGCATTCGTGGTGCTCGATACCGCGCCCACTGGTCACTCGCTGCTGCTGATGGACGCGACGGGTGCGTACCACCGGCAAATGATGCGGGAATTTGAAGGGCAACCCAGCGCCCGTCTGGTGACTCCGCTGATGCGACTGCAGGATCCCGACTACACCCGCATCATCCTGGTGACATTGCCTGAGACCACTCCGGTGTCGCAGGCCCAGGCTCTGCAGGATGATCTGCGAAGGGCCAAGATAGAGCCCTTCGCCTGGGTGATCAACAAGAGTGTGCTTGCGGCCGGTACCCGTGATCCTTTGCTGGCGGCACGGCTCAAGGGCGAGCAAGTGCAGGTGGACCGCGTCCGCGAAGGACTTTCCCGACGAACGTATCTGGTTCCATGGAGGGTGCGTGCCCCGGTGGGAGTGGCTGCGCTGTCTGACCTGGTGACTCCCAATTCCGCCTGA
- a CDS encoding MgtC/SapB family protein, translated as MSSTFVALSVALGIGLLVGAERERRKGSSPDRSAAGIRTFAIASIMGAVGMLIGDVELLALVVFMTGCAAMIAYRANHKEDPGLTTEFALVLTSMLGGMAVKNALLAAGVGVLLALLLVARNAIHHFVKTLLTAQDLEDTLIFSATALIVMPLVPDQFMGPFHALNPRNLVMLVVVVMAISAAGYVGTRWLGPRHGLPLAGFAAGFVSSTATIHSMGQRSVADSSVAAPAVAGAVLSSIATFVQMSVLIGLVQPGLLRLLALPLLAGGAVALFYGLYFLWRARRDDSHEPMEQASGRAFNLRTSVTFALLLGGVMIVSAGLNAWLGDQGLVLGAVVAGLADAHATAASAASLVASGKIQATQAVLPILLGLTANTLTKAVVAYHAAGMAYARKIVPGLATMILAVWAGYWVVAA; from the coding sequence ATGTCTTCCACATTTGTTGCACTCAGTGTTGCTCTGGGCATTGGTTTGCTGGTAGGTGCCGAGCGCGAGCGCAGAAAGGGCAGCAGTCCGGACCGCAGTGCCGCAGGCATACGCACCTTTGCCATTGCCTCCATCATGGGTGCTGTCGGCATGCTGATAGGGGATGTGGAACTGCTGGCCCTGGTGGTCTTCATGACGGGTTGCGCGGCCATGATTGCCTATCGCGCCAACCACAAGGAAGACCCCGGCCTCACCACCGAGTTCGCCCTGGTGCTGACCAGCATGCTGGGCGGCATGGCTGTGAAGAATGCGCTGTTGGCAGCGGGCGTAGGCGTATTGCTCGCACTCCTTCTGGTGGCGCGCAACGCCATTCATCACTTTGTGAAAACCCTGCTGACTGCGCAGGACCTGGAAGACACGCTGATCTTCTCGGCAACGGCCTTGATCGTCATGCCCCTGGTGCCGGACCAGTTCATGGGCCCGTTTCATGCACTCAATCCGCGCAATCTGGTGATGCTGGTGGTGGTGGTGATGGCGATCAGCGCGGCTGGGTACGTGGGCACGCGCTGGCTGGGGCCGCGCCACGGACTGCCGCTCGCTGGATTCGCTGCAGGCTTTGTGTCCAGCACGGCCACCATCCATTCCATGGGGCAGCGTTCCGTGGCAGACAGTTCCGTGGCCGCACCGGCTGTGGCGGGTGCGGTTCTCTCGTCGATCGCCACCTTCGTTCAAATGTCTGTTCTCATTGGCCTGGTGCAACCGGGGCTGCTCAGGTTGTTGGCGCTTCCCCTTCTTGCCGGTGGTGCGGTCGCTTTGTTTTACGGACTGTATTTCTTGTGGCGTGCCAGACGCGATGATTCCCACGAGCCCATGGAGCAGGCCAGTGGCCGGGCATTCAATCTTCGGACCTCGGTGACCTTTGCATTGTTGCTGGGGGGCGTCATGATCGTGTCTGCAGGCCTCAATGCCTGGCTGGGCGACCAGGGGCTGGTCTTGGGTGCAGTGGTTGCGGGCCTGGCCGATGCGCATGCCACGGCGGCGTCGGCCGCCTCCCTGGTTGCATCCGGAAAAATCCAGGCCACGCAAGCCGTGCTTCCCATCTTGCTGGGCTTGACCGCCAATACGCTGACCAAGGCGGTGGTTGCCTACCATGCCGCGGGAATGGCCTATGCCCGCAAGATCGTTCCGGGGCTGGCCACCATGATTCTGGCGGTCTGGGCGGGGTACTGGGTGGTTGCAGCGTGA
- a CDS encoding MFS transporter: MSDLIYVLLPIWQSQFALSYAAAGLMRAMYSGVMATFQMLASRIAARIGRKGLLVAGMAMSGLAYLIAGQAGTLAALLLALMLGGLGASTQHPLASSLVAQAHEDDKDASRMALATYNFAGDIGKMLVPAAVGLALGWFSWQHCASATGLLGLGMAGLLAWLIPTLTTTTAQRPGTAGVAATPSVAAPAQSYSVGFKALLCTAVIDSATRMGFLTFLPFVLQTKGANTATTGIALTLLFVGGAVGKLVCGYLGRRLGMVKTVWLTEAATAVIILAVLVLPLQLALATLPLLGVALNGTSSVLYGSVPELVPASVRERAFALFYTGTIGAGSIAPVAFGWLGDQITIPHAMQCVAAFVCLTLPLVWIANKSPTH, encoded by the coding sequence ATGAGTGACCTCATCTACGTGTTGCTACCCATCTGGCAATCGCAATTTGCCCTTTCCTACGCCGCAGCGGGCTTGATGCGCGCCATGTACTCGGGTGTGATGGCCACATTCCAGATGCTCGCCAGCAGGATTGCGGCGCGCATCGGTCGCAAGGGGTTGCTCGTGGCAGGCATGGCCATGTCGGGCCTGGCCTACCTGATCGCGGGCCAGGCTGGCACGCTGGCCGCCCTGCTGCTGGCATTGATGCTGGGAGGTCTGGGTGCAAGCACACAGCATCCTCTGGCATCGTCGTTGGTGGCACAGGCGCATGAGGATGACAAGGACGCCTCCCGCATGGCACTGGCGACCTACAACTTTGCGGGGGACATTGGAAAGATGCTGGTCCCCGCAGCTGTCGGGTTGGCACTGGGCTGGTTCAGTTGGCAGCACTGTGCAAGCGCCACTGGACTGCTGGGTCTGGGCATGGCGGGTCTGCTGGCCTGGCTGATCCCGACCCTGACGACCACGACCGCCCAGCGCCCCGGCACCGCAGGGGTTGCCGCTACACCATCGGTTGCAGCACCCGCGCAGAGCTACAGCGTCGGGTTCAAGGCATTGCTCTGCACGGCAGTGATCGACAGCGCCACCCGCATGGGCTTCCTCACCTTCCTGCCTTTTGTGCTCCAGACCAAAGGGGCGAACACGGCCACGACCGGCATCGCCCTGACCTTGTTGTTTGTGGGAGGCGCAGTGGGCAAGCTGGTCTGCGGTTATCTGGGGCGGCGCTTGGGCATGGTCAAGACCGTCTGGCTGACGGAAGCTGCTACGGCCGTCATCATCCTGGCGGTGCTGGTGCTGCCGTTGCAGTTGGCATTGGCCACCTTGCCGCTGTTGGGCGTGGCGCTCAACGGCACGTCATCCGTGCTGTACGGCAGCGTTCCGGAACTGGTGCCCGCTTCCGTGCGCGAACGGGCATTTGCGCTGTTCTACACCGGAACCATAGGCGCTGGCTCCATCGCACCGGTGGCATTTGGCTGGCTGGGAGACCAGATCACCATCCCCCATGCCATGCAATGTGTCGCAGCTTTTGTCTGCCTGACCTTGCCCTTGGTGTGGATTGCCAACAAGTCGCCAACACATTGA
- a CDS encoding MgtC/SapB family protein — MKELLGELMAGYWSPQELTVNLIIFANLFGALLLGLFVGYERSYHGRAAGMRTYGLVCMASCGLTVIVGYPAFWYGGSSLGSLAGHLPPDPTRVIQGIVTGVGFLGAGVIMKEGMNISGLTTAASIWSSSAIGILVGIGFYSAAILLTLLSAALMMWASILEKSLPSRPAVSIRMTFRPGFVPSQAVLQKVALERGYEIANGTLSIQCVGEREEWRFVAISLDRRKGVPISELSQELRHFEGVDEYGLSHARN, encoded by the coding sequence ATGAAAGAGCTGCTCGGCGAGTTGATGGCTGGTTACTGGTCACCCCAGGAGTTGACTGTCAACCTGATCATCTTTGCCAATCTGTTTGGCGCCCTGTTGCTGGGGCTTTTCGTGGGGTACGAACGCTCCTACCACGGCCGTGCCGCAGGAATGCGAACCTACGGCCTGGTCTGCATGGCCTCTTGTGGCCTGACCGTCATCGTCGGCTATCCGGCGTTCTGGTACGGAGGCAGTTCACTGGGATCACTGGCCGGACATCTCCCACCCGACCCGACGCGTGTCATCCAGGGCATTGTTACCGGGGTTGGCTTTCTGGGTGCGGGCGTGATCATGAAGGAAGGCATGAACATCAGTGGACTGACCACGGCTGCCTCGATCTGGTCGTCCTCCGCCATCGGCATTCTGGTGGGCATCGGCTTTTATTCCGCCGCCATTCTGCTCACCCTGCTGTCTGCCGCATTGATGATGTGGGCTTCCATTCTGGAAAAGTCGCTGCCTTCACGCCCTGCTGTCTCCATCCGTATGACCTTCCGCCCCGGCTTTGTACCCAGTCAGGCGGTGCTGCAAAAAGTGGCGTTGGAGCGTGGCTACGAAATTGCCAATGGCACCCTGAGCATTCAATGCGTAGGTGAGCGCGAAGAATGGCGCTTTGTCGCCATTTCCCTGGACCGCAGGAAAGGCGTACCAATCTCCGAGCTGTCCCAGGAACTCCGGCATTTTGAAGGCGTGGACGAGTACGGTCTTTCTCACGCCCGGAACTAG
- a CDS encoding transglutaminase domain-containing protein, whose translation MKSTISISEGARWVLAACVCACSGLATAQSALPIPAEVDAHALQATPDVEKSPEALAAYLTSGLSSDRQKARAIFRWITDRIEYDVASYFSGDLKPMDAAEILAKRKAVCDGYSMLFSQLARLANLQVKNITGYAKGAPSGRVESAQIPNHVWNAVLVEGRWYALDATWGAGYVDTAGFHHVQDDFYFLVPPERLLVSHYAVNDELGVERAANLDSAEFRRLPKPPARLMQAGFDGRTALEHARQNGFKRFVETFDLPYGSFEVLDAPVEYHLPRTSQRLLIHSNTFDQLAAVQGSNFSYFTPPHDGNFELTFQPESGPLYIMARRPDSPEFRALLGYLVGE comes from the coding sequence ATGAAGTCGACAATATCAATTTCTGAGGGTGCAAGGTGGGTGCTGGCAGCATGCGTGTGTGCCTGCTCCGGCCTTGCGACTGCGCAATCGGCGCTACCGATCCCCGCGGAGGTGGATGCACATGCACTGCAGGCAACGCCGGATGTGGAGAAATCTCCTGAAGCGCTCGCCGCCTACCTGACCAGCGGGCTCAGCAGTGATCGCCAGAAGGCGCGTGCCATCTTCCGCTGGATCACGGACCGCATTGAATACGACGTCGCCAGCTATTTCAGCGGTGACCTCAAGCCCATGGACGCGGCCGAAATTCTTGCCAAACGCAAGGCTGTTTGCGACGGGTATTCCATGCTCTTCAGCCAACTGGCCAGGTTGGCCAACCTGCAAGTCAAGAACATCACCGGATATGCAAAGGGCGCGCCCAGCGGACGTGTGGAGAGTGCACAGATTCCCAACCATGTCTGGAACGCCGTTCTTGTAGAAGGACGTTGGTACGCGCTGGATGCAACCTGGGGTGCAGGCTATGTTGATACAGCGGGCTTTCATCATGTCCAGGACGACTTCTACTTTCTCGTCCCACCCGAGCGGCTGCTGGTTTCGCACTACGCTGTCAATGATGAGCTGGGTGTGGAACGCGCGGCCAACCTGGACAGCGCAGAGTTCAGGCGTCTCCCCAAACCGCCAGCGCGCCTGATGCAGGCCGGTTTTGATGGAAGGACTGCGCTTGAACACGCCCGACAAAATGGCTTCAAACGCTTTGTGGAAACCTTTGACCTGCCATACGGGAGCTTTGAAGTTCTGGATGCGCCGGTCGAGTACCATCTGCCACGCACCAGCCAGCGCCTGCTGATTCACTCCAATACCTTTGATCAACTGGCTGCCGTCCAGGGCTCCAATTTCAGCTACTTCACCCCACCGCACGACGGAAATTTCGAGCTGACTTTCCAGCCTGAATCCGGTCCCCTGTACATCATGGCGCGCAGGCCCGATTCTCCGGAGTTCCGCGCGCTTCTGGGATACCTGGTGGGTGAGTAA
- a CDS encoding methyl-accepting chemotaxis protein, translated as MQLNRFRIGSRLIFGFGLVLLLSLSMGLLALFELMQVNQATKLIAASNLPSVALAGRLQESISEIRLLENRHVLTFDADEKDDLDKVIGAAQQRFSGYFNSYDKRELPADERAAFEDFRRALKAYEETQPKLIELSKRGMTELPLSRTFLIGDSQKAYAAASAALTKLVALNEAASATSFEASQSTFRHSTQLVVGILVALLAFGALLAIRITRSIVRPVQKVQQAAEGIAHGDLSANLVLEGSDEMADLMQAVSKMQTALHHSIAQVANVAQSVQSASSEIASGNQDLSHRTEHATANLEKVASHMGTLTQTVQHSARSAVEANQLAVSAAQVAGRGGEVMDQVIETMQLIDASSRRIADIIGVIDGIAFQTNILALNAAVEAARAGEQGRGFAVVASEVRSLAGRSADAAKEIRSLILASEAHVKKGSGLVSHAGQTMLEINASVQQVSTIIGQISTADSAQSEGIAQVGTAISELDHLTHQNSALVEESAAAAKGLSDEAQRLSRTIAVFNLGDAGAGLARLPLAEVDRT; from the coding sequence ATGCAACTCAACCGATTCAGAATTGGTTCTCGCCTGATCTTCGGGTTCGGGCTGGTTCTCCTGCTGTCCCTTTCCATGGGGTTGCTGGCACTGTTTGAACTCATGCAGGTCAATCAAGCCACCAAGCTCATTGCGGCCAGCAACCTGCCCAGCGTTGCACTGGCCGGGCGATTGCAGGAATCCATCAGCGAAATCCGGCTGCTGGAAAACCGCCACGTTCTGACCTTCGACGCGGATGAGAAAGATGATCTGGACAAGGTCATTGGTGCTGCCCAACAGCGTTTCTCCGGTTACTTCAACAGCTATGACAAGCGCGAGCTGCCTGCCGACGAGCGGGCTGCATTCGAAGACTTCAGACGCGCACTCAAGGCTTACGAAGAGACGCAACCGAAACTGATTGAACTGTCCAAGAGAGGGATGACCGAGCTGCCCCTGTCCCGAACATTTCTGATCGGCGATTCACAAAAAGCCTATGCAGCAGCCAGCGCCGCACTGACCAAATTGGTCGCACTCAATGAAGCGGCCTCGGCCACCAGCTTCGAGGCTTCGCAATCCACCTTCCGGCATTCGACCCAGCTGGTAGTGGGTATCTTGGTTGCGTTGCTGGCCTTTGGCGCACTGTTAGCCATCCGCATCACCCGCTCCATCGTGCGACCCGTGCAAAAGGTACAGCAGGCCGCAGAAGGAATCGCCCACGGCGACTTGTCCGCCAACCTGGTTCTGGAAGGTTCGGACGAAATGGCAGACTTGATGCAAGCGGTCAGCAAGATGCAGACTGCACTGCACCACTCCATTGCCCAGGTGGCCAACGTGGCCCAGAGCGTGCAAAGTGCCAGCTCCGAGATCGCCTCCGGCAACCAGGACCTGAGCCACCGCACCGAACATGCAACTGCCAATCTGGAAAAGGTCGCATCCCACATGGGCACTCTGACACAGACCGTTCAGCACAGTGCCAGGTCCGCTGTCGAAGCGAACCAGCTGGCAGTGTCCGCGGCACAGGTTGCTGGCCGTGGTGGTGAAGTGATGGACCAAGTGATTGAAACCATGCAGCTCATCGATGCATCATCCCGACGCATAGCCGACATCATCGGCGTCATCGACGGCATTGCCTTCCAGACCAACATCCTGGCGCTCAATGCCGCAGTGGAAGCAGCCCGTGCGGGTGAGCAAGGCCGCGGCTTTGCCGTCGTGGCCAGCGAGGTGCGCAGCCTCGCCGGCCGTTCGGCCGATGCAGCCAAGGAGATACGGTCGCTGATTCTGGCGAGCGAAGCCCATGTGAAAAAGGGCTCGGGTCTGGTATCCCATGCCGGACAAACCATGCTGGAAATCAATGCGTCGGTGCAGCAAGTGTCCACCATCATCGGCCAGATCAGCACAGCGGACTCTGCACAGAGCGAAGGCATCGCCCAGGTGGGCACCGCCATATCCGAACTGGACCACCTTACCCACCAGAACTCTGCTTTGGTGGAGGAAAGCGCCGCGGCAGCCAAAGGCCTGAGCGACGAAGCGCAGCGCCTCAGCCGGACCATCGCCGTGTTCAACTTGGGTGACGCGGGCGCAGGCCTTGCACGACTGCCCCTGGCGGAGGTTGATCGCACGTGA
- a CDS encoding SWIB/MDM2 domain-containing protein, with the protein MTTAPKKESAFMKALKPSAELAAIVGPAPLPRTEVIKKLWEYIKAHNLQNPANKRNILCDAKLKAVLGKPEVTMFELTGLAGKHLS; encoded by the coding sequence ATGACAACAGCCCCCAAGAAAGAATCTGCTTTCATGAAAGCCCTCAAGCCCAGCGCCGAGCTGGCAGCGATTGTGGGCCCCGCTCCGCTACCCCGCACCGAAGTGATCAAGAAGCTGTGGGAATACATCAAGGCACATAACCTGCAGAACCCCGCCAATAAGCGCAACATCCTGTGTGATGCAAAGCTCAAGGCCGTACTTGGCAAACCCGAAGTAACGATGTTCGAACTGACAGGTCTCGCCGGCAAGCACCTCTCGTAA
- a CDS encoding PEP-CTERM sorting domain-containing protein: MKTTFKNLAMSAAMLMTAVSSHADLVSLPAYSATYPTPNSACATFGNVVSCSTAVMDYLASQNTPGFTGSYGFAASQGALQGTLVVASNGGNILNNGDFAGPTENGFTTNNGGTVKYFRTGDNNDPTNNGALANDTAHSWDIGIGDLINKLTFDNLYHQLMFAFDFNNPQNSTASLPIWTMVTLRDTQGVKADISFETQALDTSGGAATIFKDPTAYHTTKTFSATTMNTPGAGDFAVTVGSICVVSSTISYPSPDGSTCPQGGQLVNTNRASNAVEFINYFPGMDLQSALSNGYDTMSIQVWMGCFNNGVRGSGPALANGGSIGPCDSGGFGDIFMLAGAAQPVTDVPEPGTVMLLGLAMGALAWSVRRRTVLQAKAVNTSN, from the coding sequence ATGAAAACCACGTTCAAAAACCTTGCCATGTCAGCCGCCATGCTGATGACGGCCGTATCCAGTCACGCTGATCTGGTTAGCCTTCCCGCTTACTCCGCTACCTATCCGACCCCGAACTCGGCTTGCGCCACGTTTGGCAATGTGGTTTCCTGCTCCACTGCGGTCATGGACTACCTTGCTTCCCAGAACACGCCTGGATTCACGGGCTCTTACGGGTTTGCCGCCTCTCAAGGCGCGCTCCAGGGAACGCTTGTCGTGGCATCCAACGGCGGCAACATCCTGAACAACGGCGACTTCGCCGGCCCCACCGAGAACGGCTTTACGACAAACAATGGTGGCACGGTCAAGTACTTTCGCACTGGCGACAACAACGATCCGACCAATAACGGCGCCTTGGCCAACGACACGGCCCACAGCTGGGATATCGGCATTGGCGATCTGATCAACAAACTGACATTCGACAATCTGTACCACCAGTTGATGTTTGCGTTTGACTTCAACAACCCGCAAAACAGCACGGCTTCCCTGCCTATCTGGACCATGGTCACCTTGCGCGACACACAAGGCGTGAAGGCCGATATCAGCTTTGAAACCCAGGCACTGGATACATCCGGCGGCGCCGCAACGATCTTCAAGGACCCGACGGCGTATCACACAACCAAGACATTCAGCGCCACCACGATGAACACACCAGGTGCTGGTGACTTCGCGGTTACCGTCGGCAGCATCTGCGTAGTCAGCAGTACCATTTCCTACCCATCTCCGGATGGATCGACCTGCCCACAAGGGGGACAACTGGTCAATACCAACCGGGCAAGCAACGCAGTCGAGTTCATCAACTATTTCCCAGGCATGGACCTGCAGAGTGCGCTGAGCAATGGCTATGACACGATGTCCATCCAAGTGTGGATGGGTTGCTTCAACAACGGCGTGAGGGGCTCCGGTCCCGCGTTGGCCAATGGCGGTTCGATCGGCCCTTGTGACAGCGGCGGTTTTGGCGACATCTTCATGCTGGCCGGCGCTGCACAACCCGTAACCGATGTACCGGAACCCGGCACGGTCATGCTCCTGGGATTGGCCATGGGTGCATTGGCCTGGAGCGTACGGCGCCGTACGGTATTGCAGGCCAAGGCCGTCAATACCAGCAACTGA